The following coding sequences lie in one Stigmatopora nigra isolate UIUO_SnigA chromosome 4, RoL_Snig_1.1, whole genome shotgun sequence genomic window:
- the LOC144195542 gene encoding divergent protein kinase domain 1C-like isoform X2, whose product MSGGRRRPGCCRIILAPLLACAAFCLLLGGLPLRPRATDKDVFLSDACTDEDGKRILRRLCWDFAEGSAAGDLCPDLCVRGLMVYQRCLYYERGKKVMAVRWRGRPVVLKSQLENLSSYRPLGWLEYQDAGAEDASPLAILHAATLEVRRWLGLAGEGEDDVEEGAHGSPASLPARKIYSRAELTSMWSLLQQEEYAFLRVLQDLSAHVPKVLGSCGHFYAVESLSAGHAWDRNIFSLENGEQRATDVHRLALSFLDMVRHFDDDFAHKVHLCDVKPENFAIRKDLTVVAIDVDMAFFQPKMEEILGHQCAGDDDCRFFDCTSSCDLAARHCRRQRANTNLQVAVRPLSPRRRDWKEELSALSASGDLPENLQTLVFSHAARRQSGAPAAGGAAEGGAGMRRARPSGGRPGRAPPPPPCADPPSPGRQMITPSVNTNLIK is encoded by the exons ATGTCGGGCGGGCGTCGTCGCCCCGGCTGCTGCCGCATCATATTGGCGCCGCTCCTGGCCTGCGCGGCGTTCTGCCTACTGCTGGGAGGCCTTCCGCTCCGGCCCCGCGCCACCGACAAGGACGTCTTCCTGTCCGACGCCTGCACCGACGAAGACGGCAAGAGGATCCTGCGCCGACTG TGCTGGGATTTTGCCGAGGGCTCGGCGGCGGGCGACTTGTGCCCCGACCTGTGCGTCCGCGGCCTGATGGTCTACCAGCGCTGTCTCTACTACGAGAGGGGCAAGAAGGTCATGGCTGTCCGCTGGAGAGGACGGCCCGTGGTCCTCAAGTCCCAGTTGGAAAACCTGTCCTCCTACCGACCCCTGGGGTGGCTGGAATACCAG GATGCAGGAGCGGAGGACGCGTCTCCTTTGGCCATTCTGCACGCCGCCACTTTGGAG GTGCGGCGGTGGCTGGGTTTGGCCGGGGAGGGGGAAGATGATGTGGAGGAGGGAGCCCACGGGAGCCCGGCTTCTCTGCCCGCCAGGAAGATTTACTCCAGGGCCGAGCTGACGTCGATGTGGTCACTGCTGCAGCAGGAGGAGTACGCTTTCCTCAG AGTCCTGCAGGACCTGAGCGCCCACGTGCCCAAGGTGCTGGGTTCCTGCGGGCACTTTTATGCCGTGGAGTCTCTGTCGGCGGGCCACGCGTGGGACCGAAACATCTTCTCCTTGGAGAATGGGGAGCAACGGGCGACGGACGTCCACCGCCTGGCGCTGAGCTTCCTGGACATGGTGCGACACTTTGACGACGACTTTGCGCACAAAGTTCACCTGTGCGACGTCAAGCCAGAGAACTTTGCCATCAGGAAGGACTTGACC GTGGTGGCCATTGACGTGGACATGGCCTTCTTCCAGCCCAAGATGGAGGAGATCTTGGGGCATCAGTGTGCCGGTGACGATGACTGCCGCTTTTTTGACTGCACGTCGTCCTGCGACCTGGCCGCGCGACACTGCCGCCGACAGCGCGCAAACACCAACCTGCAGGTTGCCGTCCGTCCCCTCTCACCGAGGCGTCGGGATTGGAAGGAAGAGCTCTCTGCTCTCTCGGCGTCCG GTGATTTGCCAGAAAATCTTCAGACCCTGGTTTTCTCCCACGCTGCTCGGCGCCAAAGCGGGGCTCCCGCTGCAG GTGGAGCTGCAGAGGGCGGTGCGGGAATGCGCCGCGCCCGGCCAAGCGGCGGTAGACCGGGACGTGCGCCTCCGCCTCCTCCGTGTGCTGACCCGCCTTCTCCAGGAAGGCAAATGATCACACCCAGTGTGAATACAAACCTGATAAAATAG
- the LOC144195542 gene encoding divergent protein kinase domain 1C-like isoform X1 has product MSGGRRRPGCCRIILAPLLACAAFCLLLGGLPLRPRATDKDVFLSDACTDEDGKRILRRLCWDFAEGSAAGDLCPDLCVRGLMVYQRCLYYERGKKVMAVRWRGRPVVLKSQLENLSSYRPLGWLEYQDAGAEDASPLAILHAATLEVRRWLGLAGEGEDDVEEGAHGSPASLPARKIYSRAELTSMWSLLQQEEYAFLRVLQDLSAHVPKVLGSCGHFYAVESLSAGHAWDRNIFSLENGEQRATDVHRLALSFLDMVRHFDDDFAHKVHLCDVKPENFAIRKDLTVVAIDVDMAFFQPKMEEILGHQCAGDDDCRFFDCTSSCDLAARHCRRQRANTNLQVAVRPLSPRRRDWKEELSALSASGRSLCFAETQLADNPLSAAGQVICQKIFRPWFSPTLLGAKAGLPLQVELQRAVRECAAPGQAAVDRDVRLRLLRVLTRLLQEGK; this is encoded by the exons ATGTCGGGCGGGCGTCGTCGCCCCGGCTGCTGCCGCATCATATTGGCGCCGCTCCTGGCCTGCGCGGCGTTCTGCCTACTGCTGGGAGGCCTTCCGCTCCGGCCCCGCGCCACCGACAAGGACGTCTTCCTGTCCGACGCCTGCACCGACGAAGACGGCAAGAGGATCCTGCGCCGACTG TGCTGGGATTTTGCCGAGGGCTCGGCGGCGGGCGACTTGTGCCCCGACCTGTGCGTCCGCGGCCTGATGGTCTACCAGCGCTGTCTCTACTACGAGAGGGGCAAGAAGGTCATGGCTGTCCGCTGGAGAGGACGGCCCGTGGTCCTCAAGTCCCAGTTGGAAAACCTGTCCTCCTACCGACCCCTGGGGTGGCTGGAATACCAG GATGCAGGAGCGGAGGACGCGTCTCCTTTGGCCATTCTGCACGCCGCCACTTTGGAG GTGCGGCGGTGGCTGGGTTTGGCCGGGGAGGGGGAAGATGATGTGGAGGAGGGAGCCCACGGGAGCCCGGCTTCTCTGCCCGCCAGGAAGATTTACTCCAGGGCCGAGCTGACGTCGATGTGGTCACTGCTGCAGCAGGAGGAGTACGCTTTCCTCAG AGTCCTGCAGGACCTGAGCGCCCACGTGCCCAAGGTGCTGGGTTCCTGCGGGCACTTTTATGCCGTGGAGTCTCTGTCGGCGGGCCACGCGTGGGACCGAAACATCTTCTCCTTGGAGAATGGGGAGCAACGGGCGACGGACGTCCACCGCCTGGCGCTGAGCTTCCTGGACATGGTGCGACACTTTGACGACGACTTTGCGCACAAAGTTCACCTGTGCGACGTCAAGCCAGAGAACTTTGCCATCAGGAAGGACTTGACC GTGGTGGCCATTGACGTGGACATGGCCTTCTTCCAGCCCAAGATGGAGGAGATCTTGGGGCATCAGTGTGCCGGTGACGATGACTGCCGCTTTTTTGACTGCACGTCGTCCTGCGACCTGGCCGCGCGACACTGCCGCCGACAGCGCGCAAACACCAACCTGCAGGTTGCCGTCCGTCCCCTCTCACCGAGGCGTCGGGATTGGAAGGAAGAGCTCTCTGCTCTCTCGGCGTCCGGTCGGTCGCTTTGTTTTGCTGAAACGCAGCTAGCTGATAATCCTCTTTCTGCCGCCGGTCAGGTGATTTGCCAGAAAATCTTCAGACCCTGGTTTTCTCCCACGCTGCTCGGCGCCAAAGCGGGGCTCCCGCTGCAG GTGGAGCTGCAGAGGGCGGTGCGGGAATGCGCCGCGCCCGGCCAAGCGGCGGTAGACCGGGACGTGCGCCTCCGCCTCCTCCGTGTGCTGACCCGCCTTCTCCAGGAAGGCAAATGA
- the LOC144195542 gene encoding divergent protein kinase domain 1C-like isoform X3 — MSGGRRRPGCCRIILAPLLACAAFCLLLGGLPLRPRATDKDVFLSDACTDEDGKRILRRLCWDFAEGSAAGDLCPDLCVRGLMVYQRCLYYERGKKVMAVRWRGRPVVLKSQLENLSSYRPLGWLEYQDAGAEDASPLAILHAATLEVRRWLGLAGEGEDDVEEGAHGSPASLPARKIYSRAELTSMWSLLQQEEYAFLRVLQDLSAHVPKVLGSCGHFYAVESLSAGHAWDRNIFSLENGEQRATDVHRLALSFLDMVRHFDDDFAHKVHLCDVKPENFAIRKDLTVVAIDVDMAFFQPKMEEILGHQCAGDDDCRFFDCTSSCDLAARHCRRQRANTNLQVICQKIFRPWFSPTLLGAKAGLPLQVELQRAVRECAAPGQAAVDRDVRLRLLRVLTRLLQEGK; from the exons ATGTCGGGCGGGCGTCGTCGCCCCGGCTGCTGCCGCATCATATTGGCGCCGCTCCTGGCCTGCGCGGCGTTCTGCCTACTGCTGGGAGGCCTTCCGCTCCGGCCCCGCGCCACCGACAAGGACGTCTTCCTGTCCGACGCCTGCACCGACGAAGACGGCAAGAGGATCCTGCGCCGACTG TGCTGGGATTTTGCCGAGGGCTCGGCGGCGGGCGACTTGTGCCCCGACCTGTGCGTCCGCGGCCTGATGGTCTACCAGCGCTGTCTCTACTACGAGAGGGGCAAGAAGGTCATGGCTGTCCGCTGGAGAGGACGGCCCGTGGTCCTCAAGTCCCAGTTGGAAAACCTGTCCTCCTACCGACCCCTGGGGTGGCTGGAATACCAG GATGCAGGAGCGGAGGACGCGTCTCCTTTGGCCATTCTGCACGCCGCCACTTTGGAG GTGCGGCGGTGGCTGGGTTTGGCCGGGGAGGGGGAAGATGATGTGGAGGAGGGAGCCCACGGGAGCCCGGCTTCTCTGCCCGCCAGGAAGATTTACTCCAGGGCCGAGCTGACGTCGATGTGGTCACTGCTGCAGCAGGAGGAGTACGCTTTCCTCAG AGTCCTGCAGGACCTGAGCGCCCACGTGCCCAAGGTGCTGGGTTCCTGCGGGCACTTTTATGCCGTGGAGTCTCTGTCGGCGGGCCACGCGTGGGACCGAAACATCTTCTCCTTGGAGAATGGGGAGCAACGGGCGACGGACGTCCACCGCCTGGCGCTGAGCTTCCTGGACATGGTGCGACACTTTGACGACGACTTTGCGCACAAAGTTCACCTGTGCGACGTCAAGCCAGAGAACTTTGCCATCAGGAAGGACTTGACC GTGGTGGCCATTGACGTGGACATGGCCTTCTTCCAGCCCAAGATGGAGGAGATCTTGGGGCATCAGTGTGCCGGTGACGATGACTGCCGCTTTTTTGACTGCACGTCGTCCTGCGACCTGGCCGCGCGACACTGCCGCCGACAGCGCGCAAACACCAACCTGCAG GTGATTTGCCAGAAAATCTTCAGACCCTGGTTTTCTCCCACGCTGCTCGGCGCCAAAGCGGGGCTCCCGCTGCAG GTGGAGCTGCAGAGGGCGGTGCGGGAATGCGCCGCGCCCGGCCAAGCGGCGGTAGACCGGGACGTGCGCCTCCGCCTCCTCCGTGTGCTGACCCGCCTTCTCCAGGAAGGCAAATGA